In a genomic window of Streptomyces koelreuteriae:
- a CDS encoding SMP-30/gluconolactonase/LRE family protein → MAAAAEATTTVTVQGDYELAEGGRRVGDRYVYVDILSGRLFELRDGAGQVPRQLARLDVPLGAVAPVRHRPDAWIAAAGTGIALLSADGAVEWLDRPEDRTPLPSRMNDGVADPAGRFWAGSMAYDGTPGAGSLYRTDHDGTVVRVLDGLTIVNGPAFTADGRTLYLADTAAGIIHRCRVDPATGDLTGPETFVRFRGEEGSPDGMTVDDEDCLWVAMWGGGAVRRYDPTGRLLHTLTLPAPQPTSVCLHPSDLRILITTAQHGLKDPTPASGAVLSAPAPAKGRDACSWHGEIPASR, encoded by the coding sequence ATGGCAGCTGCCGCAGAGGCGACGACGACGGTCACCGTCCAGGGCGATTACGAACTCGCCGAAGGGGGACGCCGGGTCGGCGACCGGTACGTGTACGTGGACATTCTGAGCGGCCGGCTCTTCGAACTGCGCGACGGAGCGGGCCAGGTACCGCGCCAACTGGCCCGGCTGGACGTGCCCCTTGGCGCGGTCGCCCCGGTACGCCACCGGCCGGACGCATGGATCGCCGCCGCGGGCACCGGGATCGCACTGCTCAGCGCCGACGGCGCGGTGGAATGGCTGGACCGTCCCGAGGACCGCACCCCTCTCCCCAGCCGGATGAACGACGGCGTCGCGGATCCCGCCGGTCGCTTCTGGGCCGGCAGCATGGCCTACGACGGCACCCCCGGCGCGGGTTCGCTGTACCGCACGGATCACGACGGTACGGTCGTCCGGGTGCTGGACGGCCTGACCATCGTCAACGGCCCGGCGTTCACGGCCGACGGCAGGACCCTGTACCTCGCGGACACCGCCGCCGGAATCATCCACCGCTGCCGGGTCGACCCTGCGACGGGTGACCTCACCGGCCCGGAGACCTTCGTCCGCTTCCGTGGAGAAGAGGGCAGCCCCGACGGCATGACCGTCGACGACGAGGACTGCCTGTGGGTCGCGATGTGGGGCGGTGGCGCGGTCCGCCGCTACGATCCCACCGGCCGTCTGCTCCACACCCTGACCTTGCCCGCTCCTCAACCCACCTCCGTATGCCTGCACCCCTCGGACCTCCGCATCCTGATCACCACGGCCCAGCACGGGCTGAAGGACCCGACGCCGGCTTCGGGAGCGGTGCTCAGCGCTCCCGCACCAGCCAAGGGTCGGGATGCCTGTTCCTGGCACGGGGAGATCCCGGCCTCGCGATAG
- a CDS encoding transposase family protein, whose translation MADAAGRLLSASPTVPGARHDTGAVGDYTTRDAEVKCWTDKAYQGAGGTTRAHFRGLRIKLRQRRHNSTHARIRCLGEQAMAALKGWHLARKLRCSTNRVTAIVKTIPALRHAST comes from the coding sequence ATCGCCGATGCGGCAGGCCGACTGCTGTCGGCCTCACCCACCGTTCCCGGCGCTCGCCACGACACCGGTGCTGTCGGTGACTACACCACCCGCGACGCGGAGGTGAAGTGCTGGACGGACAAGGCGTATCAAGGCGCCGGCGGCACCACCCGGGCGCACTTCCGCGGCCTGCGTATCAAGCTGCGACAACGTCGGCACAACAGCACCCACGCCCGGATCCGTTGCCTCGGCGAGCAAGCCATGGCCGCTCTGAAGGGCTGGCACCTCGCGCGGAAACTCCGCTGTAGCACCAACCGAGTCACCGCCATCGTGAAGACCATCCCCGCCCTTCGTCACGCCTCAACCTGA
- a CDS encoding snapalysin family zinc-dependent metalloprotease encodes MKLPKLALATALGVGLLASGLSIASASPDTSGDGSGQPAATDLYTAGKDDKADTDAFIQAVLKSALAKKENTTKSTAAAVTVTYSAKDAPHFRKQIKRSAAIWNAAVDNVELKEGSNPDFTYREGNDPQGSHARVEGNGKGYIFLDFEQTKEFSSTRVTSHETGHILGLPDNRTGQCSDLMSGGSAPADCKNAKPSAEEADEVDRQWAQGQNEWEQWLAATDR; translated from the coding sequence ATGAAGCTCCCCAAGTTGGCGCTCGCCACGGCTCTGGGCGTCGGCCTCCTCGCCTCCGGTCTGTCCATCGCATCCGCGTCCCCCGACACGTCGGGTGACGGATCCGGGCAGCCGGCGGCGACCGACCTCTACACCGCGGGCAAGGACGACAAGGCCGACACCGACGCGTTCATCCAGGCCGTGCTGAAGTCAGCCCTGGCGAAGAAGGAGAACACGACGAAGAGCACGGCCGCCGCCGTCACCGTCACCTACAGCGCCAAGGACGCCCCGCACTTCCGCAAGCAGATCAAGCGCAGCGCCGCAATATGGAACGCGGCCGTGGACAACGTGGAGCTGAAGGAGGGCAGCAATCCTGACTTCACCTACCGCGAGGGCAATGACCCCCAGGGGTCGCACGCGAGGGTCGAAGGCAACGGCAAGGGCTACATCTTCCTGGACTTCGAGCAGACCAAGGAGTTCAGCTCCACCCGGGTCACCTCGCACGAGACCGGTCACATCCTTGGTCTGCCGGACAACCGCACAGGCCAGTGCTCGGATCTGATGTCCGGCGGCTCCGCGCCGGCCGACTGCAAGAACGCGAAGCCCAGCGCGGAGGAGGCCGACGAGGTCGACCGGCAGTGGGCCCAGGGCCAGAACGAGTGGGAGCAGTGGCTCGCCGCAACTGACCGCTGA
- a CDS encoding sugar kinase — translation MTAPADGAAPDVVTFGETMAALRAGGALRLGGSLGLSIAGAESNVAIGLARLGHRVRWAGRVGADELGALVLRTLRAENIDVGHAVTDDTGRPTGLLLTEPRLGTLTRVSYYRAGSAGSAVSPADVLPTLTPGTRVLHLTGITPALSPSAAEAAVAAATAAREAGITVCLDVNYRSRLWTADRARTALRPLLARTDLLIASEDELSPALEQPAADESEGVRRLLDEGVTEVVIKRGARGATAYTAHETADCAARMVDAVDLVGAGDAFVAGYLSGHLEGSTVPARLHRAVTTAAFAVATRGDWEGLPTRDELGLLDEPDGTTIR, via the coding sequence ATGACGGCACCGGCCGACGGCGCCGCACCGGACGTCGTGACCTTCGGCGAGACGATGGCCGCGCTACGAGCCGGCGGCGCACTGCGGCTGGGCGGCAGCCTCGGACTGTCCATCGCGGGAGCCGAATCCAACGTCGCCATCGGCCTCGCCCGGCTCGGACACCGGGTGCGATGGGCCGGCCGGGTCGGTGCCGACGAACTCGGCGCGCTGGTGCTGCGCACACTCCGCGCCGAGAACATCGACGTCGGCCACGCGGTGACCGATGACACCGGCCGCCCCACGGGACTGCTGCTGACCGAACCCCGCCTGGGCACCTTGACCCGCGTCAGCTACTACCGCGCCGGCTCCGCGGGGTCGGCCGTGTCACCGGCCGACGTGTTGCCCACGCTGACCCCCGGTACCCGTGTCCTGCACCTGACCGGTATCACGCCCGCGCTCAGCCCGTCGGCCGCCGAGGCCGCAGTGGCCGCCGCCACGGCAGCCCGTGAGGCGGGCATCACCGTGTGCCTCGACGTCAACTACCGGTCGCGGCTGTGGACCGCCGACCGTGCCCGCACGGCTCTGAGGCCACTCCTGGCCCGCACCGACCTGCTCATCGCCTCTGAGGACGAACTGTCGCCGGCACTGGAGCAACCCGCCGCGGACGAATCCGAGGGTGTGCGCAGGCTCTTGGACGAAGGTGTCACCGAGGTGGTCATCAAGCGCGGCGCGCGCGGAGCGACCGCCTACACCGCCCACGAGACAGCTGACTGCGCGGCGCGGATGGTGGATGCGGTCGACCTGGTCGGCGCGGGCGATGCCTTCGTGGCCGGATACCTGTCGGGACATCTCGAAGGCTCCACCGTCCCGGCCCGCCTGCACCGGGCCGTCACCACCGCGGCCTTCGCCGTCGCCACCCGGGGCGACTGGGAGGGCCTGCCGACGCGGGACGAACTCGGCCTGCTCGACGAGCCGGACGGCACCACCATCCGCTGA
- a CDS encoding FAD-dependent monooxygenase yields the protein MKKPEVLIVGAGIAGPALAYWLSRNGFRPTVVEHARQLRSGGSAIVVKGPAIPVAERMGILPQLRELATRNRSLTLLDPGGRRILQLPLTSDKAPTVEVTRSDLSELLHRSAQTEAEFLFDDTVTALDQDEGGVDVTFRRSAPRRFDLVIGADGMHSTVRRLVFGPERQFASDLGLYGATVPLEPDAIEDPSEMTMLTVPNRMLVVHPSRTTPLAIFTFRAAQPAPHDRKNIALHKQTVADAYADVRWRAPELVAAFLDHPAPFFDPLTTIRVPSWSRGRVVLLGDAAATALLGDGSSMAMTGAYALAEELAAHPGDHARAFAAYESRLRREVGPRQRRVGLLSRLMVPRTRPGLAVRNAVGRAVGRKNRIASREAANR from the coding sequence ATGAAGAAGCCCGAGGTGCTGATAGTCGGTGCCGGAATCGCAGGGCCCGCACTCGCCTACTGGCTCTCCCGGAATGGATTCCGGCCGACAGTCGTCGAACACGCCCGGCAGCTGCGCTCCGGTGGTAGCGCGATCGTCGTGAAGGGGCCCGCGATCCCGGTCGCCGAGCGCATGGGCATCCTCCCGCAGCTCCGCGAGCTCGCCACCCGCAATCGGTCGCTGACCCTGCTCGACCCCGGCGGCAGGCGAATCCTGCAACTCCCGCTCACCTCGGACAAGGCGCCGACGGTCGAGGTGACCCGATCCGACCTGTCTGAGCTGCTCCACCGGTCGGCGCAGACCGAGGCCGAGTTCCTGTTCGACGACACGGTCACCGCTCTCGACCAGGATGAAGGCGGGGTGGACGTCACCTTCCGGCGGTCCGCGCCACGGCGCTTCGACTTGGTCATCGGCGCCGACGGGATGCACTCCACCGTACGGCGCCTGGTATTCGGACCCGAGCGGCAGTTCGCGAGCGACCTGGGCCTGTACGGCGCGACCGTCCCGCTGGAACCCGACGCCATCGAGGACCCGAGCGAGATGACGATGCTGACCGTGCCGAACCGGATGCTGGTCGTCCACCCCTCGCGGACCACCCCGCTCGCGATCTTCACCTTCCGGGCCGCACAGCCGGCGCCCCACGACCGCAAGAACATCGCCCTTCACAAGCAGACCGTGGCCGACGCCTACGCCGACGTGCGGTGGCGGGCACCAGAACTCGTGGCGGCGTTCCTCGACCACCCAGCTCCGTTCTTCGACCCCCTGACCACCATCCGGGTGCCCTCGTGGTCCCGCGGACGGGTCGTACTGCTCGGAGACGCGGCGGCGACAGCCCTACTGGGCGACGGGTCCAGCATGGCGATGACGGGCGCGTACGCCCTCGCAGAAGAGCTCGCTGCCCATCCCGGTGACCACGCCCGCGCCTTCGCCGCCTACGAGTCGCGGCTCCGCCGTGAGGTAGGCCCGCGGCAGCGACGCGTCGGTCTGCTCTCCAGGCTCATGGTGCCCCGCACCCGGCCGGGCCTCGCGGTGCGCAACGCGGTGGGCCGCGCGGTCGGTCGCAAGAACCGGATCGCCTCTCGCGAAGCCGCGAACCGGTAG
- a CDS encoding bifunctional 4-hydroxy-2-oxoglutarate aldolase/2-dehydro-3-deoxy-phosphogluconate aldolase, giving the protein MNLVEALRKHRLLAIVRGNDPGAALRTVRTLVEEGIEAVEVSLTTTDALAVIKQARAELGPDALIGAGTVRTVADAERAVDAGASYLVTPALVDGLGSSEVSDVPVLMGALTPSEIEAALARGADAIKLFPGSLGGPDYLRALRDPFPDVPFVPVGGVDASAARAYLDLGAVAVGVGSPLVGDAGNGGDLGRLRVRAAEFRKVIAGETP; this is encoded by the coding sequence GTGAACCTCGTGGAAGCACTCCGAAAGCATCGCCTGCTGGCAATCGTGCGCGGCAACGACCCTGGCGCCGCCCTGCGCACCGTACGCACCCTCGTCGAGGAGGGCATCGAGGCCGTCGAGGTCTCCCTGACCACCACCGACGCCCTGGCGGTGATCAAGCAGGCGCGCGCCGAACTCGGTCCGGACGCGCTGATCGGCGCCGGAACCGTGCGCACGGTCGCCGACGCCGAACGCGCCGTGGACGCCGGCGCCTCGTACCTCGTCACGCCGGCACTCGTCGACGGCCTGGGATCGAGCGAGGTCAGCGACGTACCCGTGCTGATGGGCGCCCTGACGCCGAGCGAGATCGAAGCCGCCCTCGCCCGAGGAGCCGACGCGATCAAGCTCTTCCCCGGCTCCCTCGGCGGACCGGACTATCTTCGGGCCCTGCGCGACCCGTTCCCAGACGTGCCCTTTGTGCCTGTCGGAGGAGTGGACGCTTCGGCAGCACGTGCCTATCTCGACCTGGGTGCGGTCGCCGTCGGTGTGGGCTCGCCCCTCGTCGGGGACGCAGGCAACGGCGGCGACCTGGGCCGACTCCGGGTCCGTGCAGCCGAGTTCCGCAAGGTGATAGCGGGGGAGACGCCATGA
- a CDS encoding bifunctional 4-hydroxy-2-oxoglutarate aldolase/2-dehydro-3-deoxy-phosphogluconate aldolase, translating into MRPHDFLFALQTQRVMAIVRGADPEAALATVLTLARTGIPLIEVSLSGTDAVWVIEQARSVLGPEALLGAGTVVTSEDAWRAAKAGAGYVVTPGLSDAVGTSRALGLPVLAGAVTPTEVAAALAQDATAVKLFPAGAVGGVELLRALRAPFPDVPFVPVGGVDVVRAREYLEAGAVAVGVGSPLVGRAADGDSSGLAGRVRAFRALTGVVA; encoded by the coding sequence GTGCGACCACACGACTTCCTTTTCGCCCTGCAGACCCAACGGGTCATGGCCATCGTCCGCGGGGCGGACCCCGAGGCGGCGCTCGCCACGGTCCTGACCCTCGCCCGGACCGGGATTCCGCTCATCGAGGTGTCATTGAGCGGCACGGACGCGGTGTGGGTGATCGAACAGGCCCGCAGTGTCCTCGGGCCGGAGGCGCTCCTGGGGGCGGGCACCGTGGTGACATCCGAGGACGCCTGGCGGGCGGCCAAGGCGGGCGCGGGGTACGTGGTCACACCCGGCCTCAGTGACGCCGTCGGCACGTCGCGCGCACTCGGACTGCCCGTCCTCGCGGGCGCGGTGACACCCACGGAGGTCGCGGCCGCGCTCGCGCAGGACGCCACCGCGGTGAAGCTCTTCCCGGCCGGGGCGGTCGGCGGGGTGGAGCTGCTGCGCGCGCTCCGGGCGCCCTTCCCCGACGTTCCGTTCGTGCCCGTCGGGGGCGTCGACGTCGTCCGAGCACGCGAGTACCTGGAAGCGGGCGCCGTCGCGGTCGGTGTCGGCTCCCCGCTCGTGGGGCGAGCCGCCGACGGCGATTCCAGCGGACTCGCCGGACGGGTGCGCGCCTTCCGTGCCCTGACCGGGGTGGTGGCATGA
- a CDS encoding sugar kinase has translation MTDVLTFGEALVTLRADRPIRSGGALHMSVAGAEVNVAIGLARLGHRARWVGCTSRDEFGALVLRTLRAENVDVANVEQAEGPTGLAVFESRIADVTRVSYHRSGSAGSRLTPRHLKAPLREGARVVHMTGITAALGHGPLRAVRTAVSAVRASGATLCLDVNYRAKLWSRETATAALRPLAAQADILVASDDELALAAPGGTVTEAQQVEALLACGVREIVVKRGAEGAEVFNASGAVARPALDVPVEDTVGAGDAFVAGYLSALLDGEPIDRRLERAVTLGAFAVASRGDWEGLPVREELGLVHAVPGSTLR, from the coding sequence ATGACCGACGTACTGACCTTCGGAGAAGCGCTGGTCACGCTGCGCGCCGACCGGCCGATCCGCAGCGGCGGAGCGCTGCACATGTCCGTCGCCGGAGCCGAGGTGAATGTCGCGATAGGCCTCGCCCGCCTCGGCCACCGTGCGCGCTGGGTGGGATGCACGAGCCGTGACGAGTTCGGAGCGCTCGTGCTGCGCACGTTGCGCGCCGAGAACGTCGACGTGGCGAACGTGGAGCAGGCCGAAGGGCCCACCGGGCTGGCCGTCTTCGAATCCCGCATCGCGGATGTCACCCGCGTGTCGTACCACCGGTCCGGGTCCGCCGGTTCGCGGCTGACTCCCCGGCACCTCAAGGCACCCCTGCGCGAGGGGGCCAGGGTCGTGCACATGACCGGCATCACCGCGGCCCTGGGCCACGGACCTCTACGGGCCGTGCGCACAGCTGTGTCGGCCGTGCGGGCGAGCGGAGCCACGCTCTGCCTGGACGTGAACTATCGCGCCAAGCTCTGGTCCCGGGAGACGGCCACCGCCGCACTGCGCCCGCTCGCGGCGCAGGCCGACATCCTGGTGGCGTCCGACGACGAACTAGCCCTGGCCGCGCCGGGCGGCACCGTGACCGAGGCGCAGCAGGTGGAGGCCCTTCTGGCGTGCGGTGTCCGGGAGATCGTCGTCAAGCGGGGGGCCGAAGGCGCCGAAGTCTTCAACGCCTCGGGTGCCGTTGCCCGCCCCGCCCTCGACGTGCCCGTGGAGGACACGGTGGGGGCCGGGGACGCCTTCGTGGCCGGCTATCTCTCGGCCCTCCTGGACGGCGAGCCCATCGACCGGCGCCTCGAACGCGCTGTGACCCTGGGCGCGTTCGCGGTCGCCTCCCGAGGAGACTGGGAAGGGCTTCCCGTGCGGGAAGAGCTCGGGCTGGTGCACGCCGTTCCGGGCAGCACGCTCCGATGA
- a CDS encoding RHS repeat-associated core domain-containing protein — protein sequence MTTGGKSSYYLTDATGNVLGLVDDAGKRTHTYAYGPTGLPRGTTTEATPQPHRYTGAYLDPTGLYKMGHRYYDPTLGRFTQPDPSGQEKNPYLYAAGDFINNSDPTGLFSLSDALDTGEKIFSAATGCLAGVGAAGESGILTAATGFFGAPGGVAAGVLACGAGAGAALIGADIISYG from the coding sequence ATGACGACTGGGGGGAAGTCCTCCTACTACCTCACCGACGCCACGGGCAACGTCCTCGGCCTCGTCGACGATGCGGGCAAGCGCACCCACACCTACGCTTACGGCCCCACCGGCCTGCCCCGCGGCACCACCACCGAGGCCACCCCCCAGCCGCACCGCTACACCGGCGCCTACCTCGACCCGACCGGCCTGTACAAGATGGGCCACCGCTACTACGACCCCACCCTCGGCCGCTTCACCCAGCCCGACCCCTCCGGCCAGGAGAAGAACCCGTACCTCTACGCCGCCGGCGACTTCATCAACAACAGCGATCCCACAGGACTCTTCAGCCTGTCCGACGCTCTCGATACAGGGGAGAAGATCTTCAGCGCTGCCACAGGATGTCTTGCTGGAGTCGGGGCTGCGGGTGAATCCGGAATTCTCACAGCGGCGACGGGCTTCTTCGGAGCGCCAGGTGGTGTGGCGGCCGGGGTCCTCGCCTGTGGCGCGGGTGCAGGGGCAGCCTTGATTGGGGCAGACATCATCTCCTATGGGTAA
- a CDS encoding SDR family NAD(P)-dependent oxidoreductase: MTRTALITGAAGGIGRAIAARFVADGFRVVGVDITDPELPGVTYRRANVTDAAEVVSAVRVAQAASGAVDVLVNCVGITEGRPLHRTSLEEWNSVMTVNLSSVFLYVREVLPAMMTAGTGAVITVGSVLHRTAAPGLPAYAASKGAIAALTRQLAVDYGQYGIHFATVSPGWVRTPATESRLDGERDLERLRQSNPLRLLCEPEQIANTVAFVASPDGAMLTGSEIVLDAGASAVSPASLLRDAHRTRMGLPPL, encoded by the coding sequence ATGACCCGTACCGCCTTGATCACCGGAGCGGCCGGAGGTATCGGCCGCGCCATCGCCGCTCGCTTCGTCGCCGACGGCTTCCGCGTCGTGGGCGTCGACATCACGGACCCCGAACTTCCGGGTGTCACCTATCGACGCGCGAACGTGACCGACGCCGCGGAGGTGGTCTCGGCGGTACGCGTGGCGCAGGCGGCGAGCGGCGCCGTGGACGTCCTGGTCAACTGTGTCGGCATCACCGAGGGCCGGCCGCTGCACCGAACCAGCCTGGAGGAGTGGAACTCCGTCATGACAGTCAATCTGTCATCGGTCTTCCTGTACGTACGCGAGGTCCTGCCCGCCATGATGACGGCGGGAACCGGTGCCGTGATCACGGTCGGCTCCGTCCTGCACCGGACGGCCGCACCGGGTCTTCCCGCCTACGCGGCGTCCAAGGGCGCCATCGCCGCACTCACCCGCCAACTCGCCGTCGACTACGGCCAGTACGGCATTCACTTCGCCACCGTCTCCCCCGGATGGGTCCGGACGCCGGCCACCGAGTCCCGGCTGGACGGCGAGCGCGATCTGGAACGGCTGCGTCAGAGCAATCCCCTGAGGCTGTTGTGCGAGCCCGAACAGATCGCGAACACGGTCGCCTTCGTCGCCTCACCGGACGGGGCGATGCTGACGGGCAGCGAGATCGTCCTGGACGCCGGCGCGTCGGCCGTCAGCCCCGCGAGCCTGCTGCGGGACGCGCACCGGACGCGGATGGGGCTTCCTCCTTTGTGA
- a CDS encoding DUF2264 domain-containing protein has protein sequence MELPADDRESSPYTGYTRAHWEAAADALLAAVAPYATADRALYHLPGSHVSQAGRLSDGLEGYARTLLLAAFRQDETLLGRYAEGLATGPGGVWPRIEDHSQPLVEAASIALALRLTRPLLWDRLEQRVRERTADWLSDALTAEPRPNNWELFPVTVGGFLQEIGHRPDAARRAIDRGLERIEDWYRGDGWYTDGDGRKFDYYNGWAMHLYPVLHAWLADDSALLSLYGGRLSQHLEDYARLFGGDGAPVFQGRSLTYRFATTAPLWLGALTGHTPLSPGETRRLGSGALRYFLDGGAVDERGLLPLGWLGPDESLVQTYSGPASPYWASKGFLGLLLPPDHEVWTAPEQQAQVERADRVTSLPAPNWLLVSTCSDGLVRLHNHGSEDTRYAALYTRLAYSTATVPAPSYDNSVFVGGDATRTEIEPLGTGEGWIASRHTVRDGITVTSVVLAEGAVEVRAFLVAGAPPGTRVRLTGWAPREGFRAELVPAIGLTGTLAGVEGVTGVEGVTGKGDALFVALARLTADPDPLPHPLPLPLPLPLTELVSVRADGVGGLEVHWSGRAGIGVRLDASGVDVTVRE, from the coding sequence ATCGAACTGCCCGCCGATGACCGCGAGTCCAGCCCGTACACCGGCTACACCCGTGCTCACTGGGAGGCCGCGGCCGATGCCCTGCTCGCCGCCGTGGCACCGTACGCCACCGCCGACCGCGCCCTCTATCACCTGCCCGGCAGCCATGTGAGCCAGGCGGGCCGCCTCTCCGACGGCCTGGAGGGGTACGCCCGCACACTGCTGCTGGCCGCCTTCCGTCAGGACGAGACCCTTCTCGGCCGCTACGCCGAGGGCCTCGCGACCGGCCCCGGCGGCGTATGGCCGCGGATCGAGGACCACAGCCAGCCGCTTGTCGAAGCCGCCTCGATCGCTCTCGCCCTGCGGCTGACCCGGCCGCTGCTGTGGGACCGCCTGGAGCAGCGGGTGCGCGAGCGGACGGCGGACTGGCTGTCGGACGCGCTCACCGCAGAACCCCGGCCGAACAACTGGGAGTTGTTCCCCGTCACCGTCGGCGGCTTCCTCCAGGAGATCGGCCACCGGCCGGACGCGGCGCGCCGGGCGATCGATCGGGGCCTGGAACGCATCGAGGACTGGTACCGGGGCGACGGCTGGTACACGGACGGCGACGGCCGGAAGTTCGACTACTACAACGGCTGGGCCATGCACCTGTACCCGGTCCTGCACGCATGGCTGGCCGACGACAGCGCACTGCTCTCCCTGTACGGCGGACGGCTGTCCCAGCACCTCGAGGACTACGCCCGGCTCTTCGGCGGCGACGGCGCCCCCGTGTTCCAGGGCCGTTCCCTGACCTATCGCTTCGCCACGACGGCCCCGCTCTGGCTCGGCGCGCTGACCGGGCACACTCCGCTGTCCCCGGGCGAGACACGACGACTGGGCTCCGGCGCCCTGCGGTACTTCCTGGACGGCGGGGCGGTCGACGAGCGAGGTCTCCTGCCACTCGGCTGGCTCGGTCCCGACGAGTCGCTCGTACAGACCTACTCGGGCCCGGCCTCCCCCTACTGGGCGAGCAAGGGCTTCCTCGGCTTGCTGCTGCCGCCGGACCACGAGGTGTGGACGGCACCGGAACAGCAGGCCCAGGTCGAGCGTGCCGACCGGGTCACGTCCCTGCCCGCGCCCAACTGGCTGCTGGTGTCGACCTGTTCGGACGGCCTGGTACGGCTGCACAACCACGGCAGCGAGGACACCCGCTACGCGGCGTTGTACACCCGTCTGGCCTACTCGACCGCGACCGTGCCGGCACCGTCGTACGACAACAGCGTGTTCGTCGGCGGGGACGCCACCCGGACGGAGATCGAGCCGCTCGGCACGGGTGAGGGGTGGATCGCCTCCCGGCACACCGTGCGCGACGGCATCACCGTGACCAGCGTGGTCCTCGCCGAGGGGGCGGTGGAGGTACGGGCCTTTCTTGTCGCCGGTGCGCCGCCGGGTACGCGGGTGCGGCTTACGGGATGGGCGCCGCGGGAGGGTTTCAGGGCCGAGCTTGTGCCTGCTATCGGCCTGACCGGCACCCTCGCAGGGGTCGAAGGGGTCACGGGGGTCGAGGGGGTCACAGGGAAGGGGGACGCCCTGTTCGTCGCTTTGGCCCGACTGACCGCCGATCCGGATCCGTTGCCGCATCCGTTGCCGTTGCCGCTGCCGCTGCCGCTGACCGAGCTGGTGTCCGTGCGAGCGGACGGCGTCGGCGGGCTCGAGGTCCACTGGAGCGGTCGAGCCGGGATCGGGGTACGGCTGGACGCATCGGGCGTGGACGTCACTGTGCGCGAATGA
- a CDS encoding ArsR/SmtB family transcription factor — MAGRNLVGPEADALDLGAVFRALADEHRRSVMTQLSADRSDSERGCNSFDLPISKQTQTHHFRVLREAGLIDEIDYGNRKGIRLRRADIEKRFPGLLTLLGAESPGGTAPR, encoded by the coding sequence GTGGCCGGGAGGAACCTGGTCGGCCCGGAGGCCGATGCGCTCGATCTGGGTGCGGTGTTTCGTGCCCTCGCCGACGAGCACCGTCGTTCGGTGATGACGCAGTTGTCCGCCGACCGCAGCGACAGCGAGCGGGGCTGCAACTCGTTCGATCTTCCGATCTCGAAGCAGACCCAGACCCACCACTTCCGGGTCCTGCGCGAGGCAGGTCTCATTGACGAGATCGACTACGGCAACCGCAAGGGCATCCGACTACGACGCGCGGACATCGAGAAGAGATTCCCCGGGCTGCTCACGCTCCTGGGTGCAGAGTCCCCGGGCGGTACTGCTCCTCGCTGA
- a CDS encoding dihydrofolate reductase family protein, protein MTDASSGKVVVNRVMSLDGFIAGPGHTMDWIFEHMTSATFPEVMAATGAMLIGRGTFEVGKRMSDENTDYDGGAHFVLTHRPPDEPDPNVIFLTCDIEEAVATARRAAGDKNLEILGADVAAQCLQRGLVDEILVYVLPVLLGDGVRFAPPGLDRIDLEPFSNVQSGGVTMLRFHVHR, encoded by the coding sequence ATGACGGATGCGAGCAGCGGCAAAGTGGTCGTGAACAGGGTGATGTCCCTCGATGGGTTCATCGCCGGTCCCGGCCACACGATGGACTGGATCTTCGAGCACATGACGTCGGCGACATTCCCGGAGGTCATGGCGGCCACGGGCGCCATGCTCATCGGCCGGGGCACGTTCGAGGTCGGCAAGCGCATGTCCGACGAGAACACCGACTACGACGGCGGGGCGCATTTCGTCCTCACTCACCGCCCGCCCGACGAGCCGGACCCCAACGTCATCTTCCTCACCTGCGACATCGAGGAAGCCGTGGCCACGGCACGCCGCGCCGCCGGCGACAAGAACCTGGAGATTCTCGGAGCCGACGTGGCCGCCCAGTGCCTGCAGCGCGGCCTCGTCGACGAGATCCTCGTGTACGTGCTGCCAGTGCTGCTCGGCGACGGCGTCCGCTTCGCACCGCCGGGCCTCGACCGGATCGACCTGGAACCGTTCAGCAACGTCCAGTCGGGCGGGGTCACCATGCTGCGCTTCCACGTGCACAGGTAG